One Eurosta solidaginis isolate ZX-2024a chromosome 5, ASM4086904v1, whole genome shotgun sequence DNA segment encodes these proteins:
- the Trmt112 gene encoding multifunctional methyltransferase subunit TRM112-like protein, translating into MKLSTYNFLTSKAIKGVKVGFPLKLTIVKKDIVENEFNPTFITRLLPRLDWSAIHLAAQVAELGDDIPAEQPTNITENEDLLKKLHHLLLEIDVLEGQLECPETGRVFPITEGIPNMLLNEDEV; encoded by the exons atgaaACTCAGCACTTACAATTTTTTAACTTCCAAGGCCATAAAAGGTGTTAAAGTTGGATTTCCACTTAAATTGACG ATAGTTAAAAAGGATATCGTCGAAAATGAATTTAATCCAACATTCATAACGCGATTATTGCCTAGATTAGACTGGTCAGCAATACATTTGGCGGCGCAAGTA GCAGAGTTGGGCGATGACATTCCAGCGGAGCAGCCAACGAATATAACAGAAAATGAAGATTTATTAAAGAAACTGCATCACTTGTTGTTGGAAATTGATGTGCTGGAAGGACAACTAGAATGCCCTGAAACCGGGCGAGTATTTCCAATTACGGAAGGCATACCAAACATGTTATTAAACGAAGATGAGGTTTAA
- the LOC137251938 gene encoding uncharacterized protein isoform X1, which translates to MADVKGQYQKLPPGWDCKYDQATGNCYYINYFTKAMQLEDPRARYKQLQNERCSNESIAMQPAHGSPYHVYPSNNLPAMRAFQAGPGTNTSLHNMSSSPLLSSRGNLEMSPIPLPRSSLTQTPRLGNMSRRSTIQETSFTNPIDTDAVVNKIQNIFPTASEDHIRLLLKKYYNREAVVISALQVERHPVTMPGPYVTPPAQRHLYHSNSAFHMTPPARRLDMGMSARNGPFVGLNGSVTAGYPSRTASPIPCGRFGSVTSVHSGVGSGGGGGGYIAAAAAAAMPFHQGSPRFEQYRSSPKPHSSPKMKLRYMKTIFPKADEMLILDILASSDNNVQTASEKLISMGYTKRDFIPPKTTHRFDAEAAKAKAAKNPGDETIIPLRPKEYSAEEKAAIHAHLKEKYPKIAERIILIALESVNYAEDRAIQILHIVQEEDELQAKKHDVTLKPIGADAEVVLGGAPSGAHALGDDHAVIDDSIITVVLNTPLISQSDDINNRHNKNLAQSPPPKSICSLSPQSSSASTSSSSSVSVPQNSFTCRNFKSSTKMNATRNIGKKVAFPSINLITPSTATTQVILSNSPTCIEHTKTVLQYDAVDSIQKQSQPPCEALKALHISPPDESPTIATSSSASALSSKSLNNDATKYKTISTKSILARCNMYASGINGYLHGKTSQNKNSVTTTSASSILEKLNLTGLREKTDSLKAVQQEGGNEGVDIKPRQEFKSIIGRIPTNGHSANLAKGADESLLLADYVTWNGANPNMPHGSNQRQLAQGPDASILSERTYTAVGRNTELCKGAQQGLAKGSIYAQLAASANTNTKNIKCN; encoded by the exons cTACTATATAAATTATTTTACAAAAGCAATGCAATTGGAAGATCCACGTGCACGTTACAAACAATTGCAAAATGAACGTTGCTCCAATGAATCTATAGCAATGCAG CCAGCGCATGGCTCACCCTATCATGTGTATCCAAGCAACAATTTGCCAGCAATGCGAGCTTTTCAGGCAGGTCCTGGTACCAACACAAGTTTACATAATATGTCTTCAAGCCCTTTGCTGTCGTCTCGTGGCAATTTG GAAATGTCGCCGATTCCTTTACCACGCTCATCTTTAACACAAACACCACGCCTAGGCAATATGTCACGCCGTTCCACCATACAAGAGACATCCTTCACAAATCCCATCGACACGGATGCGGTggtaaataaaatacaaaatatatttccCACTGCAAGCGAAGATCATATACGACTGCTGCTTAAAAA ATATTATAATCGTGAAGCAGTCGTCATTAGCGCTTTACAAGTGGAGAGACATCCGGTCACCATGCCTGGTCCATATGTAACACCACCGGCTCAACGTCATTTATATCATAGCAATTCCGCTTTTCATATGACACCACCAGCGCGCCGCTTGGATATGGGCATGTCGGCGCGTAATGGTCCTTTTGTTGGCTTGAATGGTAGCGTTACAGCTGGCTATCCCTCGCGTACAGCTAGTCCCATACCATGCGGACGTTTCGGTAGTGTCACAAGCGTACATAGTGGCGTTGGGTCTGGTGGAGGTGGTGGTGGTTATATAGCTGCAGCTGCCGCCGCGGCTATGCCGTTTCATCAGGGCTCACCGCGCTTTGAGCAATATCGCAGCTCGCCGAAGCCGCATTCGTCACCAAAGATGAAATTAAG ATACATGAAAACCATCTTCCCAAAAGCGGACGAAATGTTAATCCTGGACATACTCGCTAGCTCTGATAATAACGTACAAACTGCATCGGAGAAACTTATTTCGATGGGCTACACAAAACGTGATTTTATACCACCAAAAACAACACATAGATTTGATGCGGAGGCTGCGAAAGCAAAAGCAGCCAAAAATCCAGGCGATGAAACGATTATACCATTGCGTCCGAAAGAGTACAGCGCTGAGGAAAAGGCAGCAA TACACGCTCATCTTAAAGAGAAATATCCAAAAATAGCTGAACGTATTATATTGATTGCTTTGGAATCGGTTAATTATGCCGAGGATCGTGCTATACAAATACTTCATATCGTACAAGAGGAAGATGAGTTGCAAGCTAAAAAACACGATGTGACATTGAAGCCGATTGGCGCAGATGCGGAAGTAGTTTTGGGTGGTGCACCCAGTGGTGCACATGCGTTAGGTGATGATCATGCAGTAATTGATGACAG CATCATTACTGTTGTTCTCAATACACCGTTAATAAGCCAAAGCGATGACATCAATAATCGTCATAACAAAAATTTAGCACAATCACCACCACCAAAGTCCATCTGCTCATTATCACCACAATCATCATCGGCATCAACATCATCTTCATCATCAGTATCGGTgccccaaaattcttttacatgcaGAAATTTTAAATCTTCCACAAAAATGAATGCAACTAGGAATATTGGCAAAAAAGTCGCATTCCCGTCCATTAACTTAATTACACCCAGCACCGCCACAACGCAGGTTATACTTTCCAATTCACCAACGTGCATTGAGCACACTAAGACTGTGCTGCAATACGACGCTGTTGATTCTATACAAAAACAATCACAGCCACCATGCGAAGCTTTAAAAGCACTTCACATATCACCACCTGATGAATCACCAACAATCGCAACATCTTCATCAGCATCTGCATTATCATCAAAATCATTAAATAATGACGCTACAAAATACAAAACAATATCGACAAAAAGCATTTTAGCACGTTGCAATATGTATGCCTCTGGTATAAATGGATATCTGCATGGAAAAACTAGCCAAAATAAAAATTCAGTCACAACCACTTCGGCTTCTAGTATTTTGGAGAAATTGAATTTGACGGGGTTACGCGAAAAGACAGACTCATTAAA AGCTGTCCAACAAGAAGGTGGCAATGAAGGCGTTGACATTAAACCACGTCAAGAGTTCAAGTCAATTATAGGTCGCATTCCAACAAATGGACATAGTGCCAACTTGGCTAAAGGAGCTGATGAAAGTTTGTTGCT CGCTGACTATGTAACATGGAATGGTGCTAATCCAAATATGCCACATGGCAGTAATCAGCGCCAATTAGCTCAGGGTCCAGATGCTAGCATATTGAGTGAACGCACCTATACAGCCGTTGGACGCAATACAGAGTTATGCAAAGGTGCTCAACAGGGCTTAGCCAAAGGCAGTATTTATGCTCAACTCGCTGCTTCAGCTAATACGAATACTAAAAATATTAAatgtaattaa
- the LOC137251938 gene encoding uncharacterized protein isoform X2 codes for MQLEDPRARYKQLQNERCSNESIAMQPAHGSPYHVYPSNNLPAMRAFQAGPGTNTSLHNMSSSPLLSSRGNLEMSPIPLPRSSLTQTPRLGNMSRRSTIQETSFTNPIDTDAVVNKIQNIFPTASEDHIRLLLKKYYNREAVVISALQVERHPVTMPGPYVTPPAQRHLYHSNSAFHMTPPARRLDMGMSARNGPFVGLNGSVTAGYPSRTASPIPCGRFGSVTSVHSGVGSGGGGGGYIAAAAAAAMPFHQGSPRFEQYRSSPKPHSSPKMKLRYMKTIFPKADEMLILDILASSDNNVQTASEKLISMGYTKRDFIPPKTTHRFDAEAAKAKAAKNPGDETIIPLRPKEYSAEEKAAIHAHLKEKYPKIAERIILIALESVNYAEDRAIQILHIVQEEDELQAKKHDVTLKPIGADAEVVLGGAPSGAHALGDDHAVIDDSIITVVLNTPLISQSDDINNRHNKNLAQSPPPKSICSLSPQSSSASTSSSSSVSVPQNSFTCRNFKSSTKMNATRNIGKKVAFPSINLITPSTATTQVILSNSPTCIEHTKTVLQYDAVDSIQKQSQPPCEALKALHISPPDESPTIATSSSASALSSKSLNNDATKYKTISTKSILARCNMYASGINGYLHGKTSQNKNSVTTTSASSILEKLNLTGLREKTDSLKAVQQEGGNEGVDIKPRQEFKSIIGRIPTNGHSANLAKGADESLLLADYVTWNGANPNMPHGSNQRQLAQGPDASILSERTYTAVGRNTELCKGAQQGLAKGSIYAQLAASANTNTKNIKCN; via the exons ATGCAATTGGAAGATCCACGTGCACGTTACAAACAATTGCAAAATGAACGTTGCTCCAATGAATCTATAGCAATGCAG CCAGCGCATGGCTCACCCTATCATGTGTATCCAAGCAACAATTTGCCAGCAATGCGAGCTTTTCAGGCAGGTCCTGGTACCAACACAAGTTTACATAATATGTCTTCAAGCCCTTTGCTGTCGTCTCGTGGCAATTTG GAAATGTCGCCGATTCCTTTACCACGCTCATCTTTAACACAAACACCACGCCTAGGCAATATGTCACGCCGTTCCACCATACAAGAGACATCCTTCACAAATCCCATCGACACGGATGCGGTggtaaataaaatacaaaatatatttccCACTGCAAGCGAAGATCATATACGACTGCTGCTTAAAAA ATATTATAATCGTGAAGCAGTCGTCATTAGCGCTTTACAAGTGGAGAGACATCCGGTCACCATGCCTGGTCCATATGTAACACCACCGGCTCAACGTCATTTATATCATAGCAATTCCGCTTTTCATATGACACCACCAGCGCGCCGCTTGGATATGGGCATGTCGGCGCGTAATGGTCCTTTTGTTGGCTTGAATGGTAGCGTTACAGCTGGCTATCCCTCGCGTACAGCTAGTCCCATACCATGCGGACGTTTCGGTAGTGTCACAAGCGTACATAGTGGCGTTGGGTCTGGTGGAGGTGGTGGTGGTTATATAGCTGCAGCTGCCGCCGCGGCTATGCCGTTTCATCAGGGCTCACCGCGCTTTGAGCAATATCGCAGCTCGCCGAAGCCGCATTCGTCACCAAAGATGAAATTAAG ATACATGAAAACCATCTTCCCAAAAGCGGACGAAATGTTAATCCTGGACATACTCGCTAGCTCTGATAATAACGTACAAACTGCATCGGAGAAACTTATTTCGATGGGCTACACAAAACGTGATTTTATACCACCAAAAACAACACATAGATTTGATGCGGAGGCTGCGAAAGCAAAAGCAGCCAAAAATCCAGGCGATGAAACGATTATACCATTGCGTCCGAAAGAGTACAGCGCTGAGGAAAAGGCAGCAA TACACGCTCATCTTAAAGAGAAATATCCAAAAATAGCTGAACGTATTATATTGATTGCTTTGGAATCGGTTAATTATGCCGAGGATCGTGCTATACAAATACTTCATATCGTACAAGAGGAAGATGAGTTGCAAGCTAAAAAACACGATGTGACATTGAAGCCGATTGGCGCAGATGCGGAAGTAGTTTTGGGTGGTGCACCCAGTGGTGCACATGCGTTAGGTGATGATCATGCAGTAATTGATGACAG CATCATTACTGTTGTTCTCAATACACCGTTAATAAGCCAAAGCGATGACATCAATAATCGTCATAACAAAAATTTAGCACAATCACCACCACCAAAGTCCATCTGCTCATTATCACCACAATCATCATCGGCATCAACATCATCTTCATCATCAGTATCGGTgccccaaaattcttttacatgcaGAAATTTTAAATCTTCCACAAAAATGAATGCAACTAGGAATATTGGCAAAAAAGTCGCATTCCCGTCCATTAACTTAATTACACCCAGCACCGCCACAACGCAGGTTATACTTTCCAATTCACCAACGTGCATTGAGCACACTAAGACTGTGCTGCAATACGACGCTGTTGATTCTATACAAAAACAATCACAGCCACCATGCGAAGCTTTAAAAGCACTTCACATATCACCACCTGATGAATCACCAACAATCGCAACATCTTCATCAGCATCTGCATTATCATCAAAATCATTAAATAATGACGCTACAAAATACAAAACAATATCGACAAAAAGCATTTTAGCACGTTGCAATATGTATGCCTCTGGTATAAATGGATATCTGCATGGAAAAACTAGCCAAAATAAAAATTCAGTCACAACCACTTCGGCTTCTAGTATTTTGGAGAAATTGAATTTGACGGGGTTACGCGAAAAGACAGACTCATTAAA AGCTGTCCAACAAGAAGGTGGCAATGAAGGCGTTGACATTAAACCACGTCAAGAGTTCAAGTCAATTATAGGTCGCATTCCAACAAATGGACATAGTGCCAACTTGGCTAAAGGAGCTGATGAAAGTTTGTTGCT CGCTGACTATGTAACATGGAATGGTGCTAATCCAAATATGCCACATGGCAGTAATCAGCGCCAATTAGCTCAGGGTCCAGATGCTAGCATATTGAGTGAACGCACCTATACAGCCGTTGGACGCAATACAGAGTTATGCAAAGGTGCTCAACAGGGCTTAGCCAAAGGCAGTATTTATGCTCAACTCGCTGCTTCAGCTAATACGAATACTAAAAATATTAAatgtaattaa
- the LOC137251938 gene encoding uncharacterized protein isoform X3, giving the protein MADVKGQYQKLPPGWDCKYDQATGNCYYINYFTKAMQLEDPRARYKQLQNERCSNESIAMQPAHGSPYHVYPSNNLPAMRAFQAGPGTNTSLHNMSSSPLLSSRGNLEMSPIPLPRSSLTQTPRLGNMSRRSTIQETSFTNPIDTDAVVNKIQNIFPTASEDHIRLLLKKYMKTIFPKADEMLILDILASSDNNVQTASEKLISMGYTKRDFIPPKTTHRFDAEAAKAKAAKNPGDETIIPLRPKEYSAEEKAAIHAHLKEKYPKIAERIILIALESVNYAEDRAIQILHIVQEEDELQAKKHDVTLKPIGADAEVVLGGAPSGAHALGDDHAVIDDSIITVVLNTPLISQSDDINNRHNKNLAQSPPPKSICSLSPQSSSASTSSSSSVSVPQNSFTCRNFKSSTKMNATRNIGKKVAFPSINLITPSTATTQVILSNSPTCIEHTKTVLQYDAVDSIQKQSQPPCEALKALHISPPDESPTIATSSSASALSSKSLNNDATKYKTISTKSILARCNMYASGINGYLHGKTSQNKNSVTTTSASSILEKLNLTGLREKTDSLKAVQQEGGNEGVDIKPRQEFKSIIGRIPTNGHSANLAKGADESLLLADYVTWNGANPNMPHGSNQRQLAQGPDASILSERTYTAVGRNTELCKGAQQGLAKGSIYAQLAASANTNTKNIKCN; this is encoded by the exons cTACTATATAAATTATTTTACAAAAGCAATGCAATTGGAAGATCCACGTGCACGTTACAAACAATTGCAAAATGAACGTTGCTCCAATGAATCTATAGCAATGCAG CCAGCGCATGGCTCACCCTATCATGTGTATCCAAGCAACAATTTGCCAGCAATGCGAGCTTTTCAGGCAGGTCCTGGTACCAACACAAGTTTACATAATATGTCTTCAAGCCCTTTGCTGTCGTCTCGTGGCAATTTG GAAATGTCGCCGATTCCTTTACCACGCTCATCTTTAACACAAACACCACGCCTAGGCAATATGTCACGCCGTTCCACCATACAAGAGACATCCTTCACAAATCCCATCGACACGGATGCGGTggtaaataaaatacaaaatatatttccCACTGCAAGCGAAGATCATATACGACTGCTGCTTAAAAA ATACATGAAAACCATCTTCCCAAAAGCGGACGAAATGTTAATCCTGGACATACTCGCTAGCTCTGATAATAACGTACAAACTGCATCGGAGAAACTTATTTCGATGGGCTACACAAAACGTGATTTTATACCACCAAAAACAACACATAGATTTGATGCGGAGGCTGCGAAAGCAAAAGCAGCCAAAAATCCAGGCGATGAAACGATTATACCATTGCGTCCGAAAGAGTACAGCGCTGAGGAAAAGGCAGCAA TACACGCTCATCTTAAAGAGAAATATCCAAAAATAGCTGAACGTATTATATTGATTGCTTTGGAATCGGTTAATTATGCCGAGGATCGTGCTATACAAATACTTCATATCGTACAAGAGGAAGATGAGTTGCAAGCTAAAAAACACGATGTGACATTGAAGCCGATTGGCGCAGATGCGGAAGTAGTTTTGGGTGGTGCACCCAGTGGTGCACATGCGTTAGGTGATGATCATGCAGTAATTGATGACAG CATCATTACTGTTGTTCTCAATACACCGTTAATAAGCCAAAGCGATGACATCAATAATCGTCATAACAAAAATTTAGCACAATCACCACCACCAAAGTCCATCTGCTCATTATCACCACAATCATCATCGGCATCAACATCATCTTCATCATCAGTATCGGTgccccaaaattcttttacatgcaGAAATTTTAAATCTTCCACAAAAATGAATGCAACTAGGAATATTGGCAAAAAAGTCGCATTCCCGTCCATTAACTTAATTACACCCAGCACCGCCACAACGCAGGTTATACTTTCCAATTCACCAACGTGCATTGAGCACACTAAGACTGTGCTGCAATACGACGCTGTTGATTCTATACAAAAACAATCACAGCCACCATGCGAAGCTTTAAAAGCACTTCACATATCACCACCTGATGAATCACCAACAATCGCAACATCTTCATCAGCATCTGCATTATCATCAAAATCATTAAATAATGACGCTACAAAATACAAAACAATATCGACAAAAAGCATTTTAGCACGTTGCAATATGTATGCCTCTGGTATAAATGGATATCTGCATGGAAAAACTAGCCAAAATAAAAATTCAGTCACAACCACTTCGGCTTCTAGTATTTTGGAGAAATTGAATTTGACGGGGTTACGCGAAAAGACAGACTCATTAAA AGCTGTCCAACAAGAAGGTGGCAATGAAGGCGTTGACATTAAACCACGTCAAGAGTTCAAGTCAATTATAGGTCGCATTCCAACAAATGGACATAGTGCCAACTTGGCTAAAGGAGCTGATGAAAGTTTGTTGCT CGCTGACTATGTAACATGGAATGGTGCTAATCCAAATATGCCACATGGCAGTAATCAGCGCCAATTAGCTCAGGGTCCAGATGCTAGCATATTGAGTGAACGCACCTATACAGCCGTTGGACGCAATACAGAGTTATGCAAAGGTGCTCAACAGGGCTTAGCCAAAGGCAGTATTTATGCTCAACTCGCTGCTTCAGCTAATACGAATACTAAAAATATTAAatgtaattaa
- the LOC137251938 gene encoding uncharacterized protein isoform X4, with translation MADVKGQYQKLPPGWDCKYDQATGNCYYINYFTKAMQLEDPRARYKQLQNERCSNESIAMQPAHGSPYHVYPSNNLPAMRAFQAGPGTNTSLHNMSSSPLLSSRGNLEMSPIPLPRSSLTQTPRLGNMSRRSTIQETSFTNPIDTDAVVNKIQNIFPTASEDHIRLLLKKYYNREAVVISALQVERHPVTMPGPYVTPPAQRHLYHSNSAFHMTPPARRLDMGMSARNGPFVGLNGSVTAGYPSRTASPIPCGRFGSVTSVHSGVGSGGGGGGYIAAAAAAAMPFHQGSPRFEQYRSSPKPHSSPKMKLRYMKTIFPKADEMLILDILASSDNNVQTASEKLISMGYTKRDFIPPKTTHRFDAEAAKAKAAKNPGDETIIPLRPKEYSAEEKAAIHAHLKEKYPKIAERIILIALESVNYAEDRAIQILHIVQEEDELQAKKHDVTLKPIGADAEVVLGGAPSGAHALGDDHAVIDDRAVQQEGGNEGVDIKPRQEFKSIIGRIPTNGHSANLAKGADESLLLADYVTWNGANPNMPHGSNQRQLAQGPDASILSERTYTAVGRNTELCKGAQQGLAKGSIYAQLAASANTNTKNIKCN, from the exons cTACTATATAAATTATTTTACAAAAGCAATGCAATTGGAAGATCCACGTGCACGTTACAAACAATTGCAAAATGAACGTTGCTCCAATGAATCTATAGCAATGCAG CCAGCGCATGGCTCACCCTATCATGTGTATCCAAGCAACAATTTGCCAGCAATGCGAGCTTTTCAGGCAGGTCCTGGTACCAACACAAGTTTACATAATATGTCTTCAAGCCCTTTGCTGTCGTCTCGTGGCAATTTG GAAATGTCGCCGATTCCTTTACCACGCTCATCTTTAACACAAACACCACGCCTAGGCAATATGTCACGCCGTTCCACCATACAAGAGACATCCTTCACAAATCCCATCGACACGGATGCGGTggtaaataaaatacaaaatatatttccCACTGCAAGCGAAGATCATATACGACTGCTGCTTAAAAA ATATTATAATCGTGAAGCAGTCGTCATTAGCGCTTTACAAGTGGAGAGACATCCGGTCACCATGCCTGGTCCATATGTAACACCACCGGCTCAACGTCATTTATATCATAGCAATTCCGCTTTTCATATGACACCACCAGCGCGCCGCTTGGATATGGGCATGTCGGCGCGTAATGGTCCTTTTGTTGGCTTGAATGGTAGCGTTACAGCTGGCTATCCCTCGCGTACAGCTAGTCCCATACCATGCGGACGTTTCGGTAGTGTCACAAGCGTACATAGTGGCGTTGGGTCTGGTGGAGGTGGTGGTGGTTATATAGCTGCAGCTGCCGCCGCGGCTATGCCGTTTCATCAGGGCTCACCGCGCTTTGAGCAATATCGCAGCTCGCCGAAGCCGCATTCGTCACCAAAGATGAAATTAAG ATACATGAAAACCATCTTCCCAAAAGCGGACGAAATGTTAATCCTGGACATACTCGCTAGCTCTGATAATAACGTACAAACTGCATCGGAGAAACTTATTTCGATGGGCTACACAAAACGTGATTTTATACCACCAAAAACAACACATAGATTTGATGCGGAGGCTGCGAAAGCAAAAGCAGCCAAAAATCCAGGCGATGAAACGATTATACCATTGCGTCCGAAAGAGTACAGCGCTGAGGAAAAGGCAGCAA TACACGCTCATCTTAAAGAGAAATATCCAAAAATAGCTGAACGTATTATATTGATTGCTTTGGAATCGGTTAATTATGCCGAGGATCGTGCTATACAAATACTTCATATCGTACAAGAGGAAGATGAGTTGCAAGCTAAAAAACACGATGTGACATTGAAGCCGATTGGCGCAGATGCGGAAGTAGTTTTGGGTGGTGCACCCAGTGGTGCACATGCGTTAGGTGATGATCATGCAGTAATTGATGACAG AGCTGTCCAACAAGAAGGTGGCAATGAAGGCGTTGACATTAAACCACGTCAAGAGTTCAAGTCAATTATAGGTCGCATTCCAACAAATGGACATAGTGCCAACTTGGCTAAAGGAGCTGATGAAAGTTTGTTGCT CGCTGACTATGTAACATGGAATGGTGCTAATCCAAATATGCCACATGGCAGTAATCAGCGCCAATTAGCTCAGGGTCCAGATGCTAGCATATTGAGTGAACGCACCTATACAGCCGTTGGACGCAATACAGAGTTATGCAAAGGTGCTCAACAGGGCTTAGCCAAAGGCAGTATTTATGCTCAACTCGCTGCTTCAGCTAATACGAATACTAAAAATATTAAatgtaattaa